One region of Armigeres subalbatus isolate Guangzhou_Male chromosome 3, GZ_Asu_2, whole genome shotgun sequence genomic DNA includes:
- the LOC134226098 gene encoding SET and MYND domain-containing protein 4 yields the protein MASIDNDPLYTELCSDKTLSSQKEGFFNAFYWTVAENFTGQNEHWLRDVFGKVQPGNDSARVQLIYEDPVVCFEVLGTLEHVKPVFRGKDAKFSWQRREQATKLLNEGKMQQALILASQAVMRAPAKCVDMHIDQGMTLACAFWTRAEVLIRMLDGVHALRDLQMAAKAGFPVKANGEYYGKMAKCYALMGDLKRAEVSAKLFHQLAGLDDYRLQRLREDLEDLRTLKEEDSAIKPQGREPKLPDLAGGENQELKGASKKIALSGALKDSQKGRYIVAAEDLQPGETVLTEAAYGACLYPKFFGTHCNLCFSRLVASVPCEQCCGVAFCSPECRDRACTGYHRFECQYLDLMIGSGMSILCHLALRLITQAGTAEKAIEITKDLALCSHAEHRSHEDYFRRTLMAAFLLRCLQKSEFFGRRKTEAAEPTPIEAKVGGVILELLQSLQFNAHEIYEMRVVGDHRIDSAKVQYTGVGVYRTGSLLNHDCHSGVSRSFLKTTMILHTSRPLAKGSSVPENYGMHFMRQPLSVRQKVLRSRYWFKCDCKACVEDWPLLDKIPDKPKLRCPHPDCSGVLVYTQKGKCYKCKNNVNFEGTIKILQQCENLYDEGAKKMLQERVEEAAQLFSKGINLFYTVAVPPHKTTHVAEESLRSCYADFGNKTRV from the exons ATGGCCTCAATTGATAACGATCCTCTGTATACGGAGTTGTGCAGTGACAAAACTCTCAGCTCACAGAAGGAAGGATTCTTCAATGCATTCTACTGGACGGTGGCGGAAAATTTCACCGGTCAAAATGAGCACTGGCTCCGGGACGTGTTCGGGAAGGTGCAACCGGGTAATGACTCGGCCAGGGTTCAGCTAATCTACGAAGACCCGGTGGTTTGTTTCGAGGTGCTGGGGACGCTGGAGCATGTCAAGCCGGTGTTCCGGGGCAAAGACGCCAAGTTTAGTTGGCAACGGCGGGAACAAGCAACCAAACTGTTGAATGAAGGTAAGATGCAGCAGGCCCTGATACTGGCCAGTCAGGCCGTCATGCGGGCTCCCGCGAAATGCGTTGATATGCACATCGACCAAGGAATGACTCTGGCATGTGCCTTCTGGACCAGGGCCGAGGTGTTGATTCGAATGCTGGACGGTGTACATGCGCTGCGAGACTTACAAATGGCTGCCAAAGCTGGTTTTCCGGTGAAGGCAAATGGCGAGTACTATGGAAAGATGGCCAAATGTTATGCAT TGATGGGTGACTTGAAACGCGCCGAAGTTTCAGCTAAGTTGTTCCACCAGTTGGCCGGTTTGGACGATTATCGACTGCAACGGCTCCGTGAAGATTTGGAGGATTTGAGGACGCTTAAAGAGGAGGATAGCGCAATAAAACCACAGGGCCGAGAACCGAAGCTTCCTGATCTTGCCGGAGGTGAAAACCAAGAGTTAAAAGGTGCTTCGAAAAAGATCGCTCTTAGTGGAGCGCTGAAGGATTCGCAAAAGGGACGCTATATTGTGGCTGCGGAAGATCTACAGCCTGGTGAAACGGTACTTACCGAAGCAGCTTATGGAGCGTGTCTTTATCCGAAGTTTTTCGGAACGCATTGCAACTTATGTTTTTCCAG ATTGGTCGCTTCCGTTCCTTGTGAGCAATGCTGTGGGGTGGCTTTCTGCTCCCCAGAGTGCCGGGATCGAGCATGCACTGGCTATCACCGGTTTGAATGTCAGTATTTGGATCTTATGATAGGCTCTGGTATGTCCATTCTTTGCCACTTGGCCTTACGGCTGATCACGCAAGCCGGGACCGCAGAAAAAGCCATCGAAATCACCAAGGATTTGGCACTTTGCTCTCATGCTGAACATCGTAGCCATGAGGACTACTTCCGGCGTACTTTGATGGCAGCTTTTCTGCTGCGGTGTTTGCAGAAGTCGGAGTTTTTCGGACGTCGTAAAACTGAAGCTGCTGAGCCAACCCCCATAGAGGCCAAAGTTGGTGGCGTTATCCTGGAGCTGCTGCAGTCCCTCCAGTTCAACGCGCATGAAATCTATGAAATGAGGGTAGTTGGTGATCATCGGATCGATTCGGCCAAAGTGCAGTACACTGGAGTGGGGGTTTACAGGACAGGATCTCTGCTGAATCACGATTGTCATTCGGGAGTTTCGCGAAGTTTCCTGAAGACAACAATGATTCTGCACACCAGTCGACCGTTGGCAAAGGGTAGTTCGGTTCCAGAAAATTATGGAATGCATTTCATGCGCCAACCTTTGTCCGTTAGACAGAAGGTTCTTCGTTCGCGCTATTGGTTCAAGTGTGATTGCAAGGCTTGTGTCGAGGATTGGCCACTTCTGGACAAAATACCAGACAAACCAAAGCTCCGTTGCCCTCATCCGGATTGCTCCGGTGTGCTTGTTTACACCCAGAAGGGAAAGTGCTACAAATGTAAGAATAACGTAAACTTTGAGGGAACAATTAAAATCTTGCAACAGTGTGAAAATCTGTATGATGAAGGAGCGAAGAAAATGTTACAGGAACGCGTCGAAGAAGCAGCTCAACTGTTTAGCAAAGGAATAAACTTGTTCTACACGGTGGCTGTACCTCCACATAAGACAACTCACGTGGCGGAGGAGTCTTTGAGGTCTTGTTACGCTGACTTTGGAAACAAAACCCGCGTGTAA